In a genomic window of bacterium:
- the dnaA gene encoding chromosomal replication initiator protein DnaA — MSQQAQALWAQAQEKIKERIGSGSYDTWLRPVKAASMGDTSITLRVPNQFFIQWLEQHYLPFIKEAIKETALRELDVIFSAPTEQPKPSLSEKQLPPPLPIAIDSDSQLRERYTFDKFVIGKSNEFAHAAARAVAEAPGKVYNPFFIYGGVGLGKTHLTHAIGNYVRAKKPKAKIFYTPAENFMNEMVAAIQNRKILDFKNHYRNLDVLLIDDIQFLSEKTGMQEEIFHTFNTLYDSRKQIVLTSDRPPKDISQLEERLVSRFQSGLVADIQSPDLETRIAILKKKAEIDNLKVPDEVIFFMAEAVKSNIRELEGSLVRVTAFASVADRELTLELAQEALKHIISQKSKSISIDSIQRTVANHFSISDEALRSSKRTKELVLPRHIAMYLSRTLTTSSLNDIGKRFGGKDHSTVHHAIDKMNKDILKDQDTARQVELITKTIKGE, encoded by the coding sequence ATGAGCCAACAAGCACAAGCCCTTTGGGCACAGGCCCAGGAAAAAATCAAAGAACGGATAGGCTCCGGCAGCTATGACACCTGGCTAAGGCCTGTCAAAGCGGCTTCCATGGGGGATACGTCCATAACCCTCAGGGTTCCCAACCAGTTTTTCATACAATGGCTGGAACAACATTACCTGCCATTCATAAAAGAAGCCATAAAAGAAACAGCCCTAAGGGAATTGGATGTGATCTTTTCGGCGCCCACCGAACAACCCAAGCCTTCTTTGTCCGAAAAACAGCTTCCCCCTCCCCTGCCCATCGCCATTGACAGCGACAGCCAGTTAAGAGAACGCTATACCTTTGATAAATTTGTGATCGGGAAAAGCAACGAGTTTGCCCACGCCGCGGCCCGGGCCGTGGCCGAAGCACCGGGCAAGGTCTATAACCCCTTTTTCATATACGGCGGCGTAGGATTGGGTAAGACCCATCTGACCCACGCCATCGGCAATTATGTCCGGGCCAAAAAACCCAAGGCCAAGATCTTCTACACCCCGGCCGAAAACTTCATGAACGAAATGGTGGCCGCCATCCAGAACCGCAAGATCCTTGATTTCAAGAACCATTACCGCAACCTTGACGTCCTGCTGATAGACGACATCCAGTTCCTCTCGGAAAAGACCGGGATGCAGGAGGAGATCTTCCATACCTTCAACACCCTTTATGACTCCCGCAAGCAGATCGTGCTGACCTCGGACCGGCCGCCCAAGGACATCTCCCAGCTGGAGGAACGTCTGGTCTCCCGCTTTCAAAGCGGTTTGGTGGCCGACATCCAGTCCCCCGACCTGGAGACCAGGATCGCCATCTTAAAGAAGAAGGCCGAGATCGACAACCTGAAGGTCCCCGATGAGGTCATCTTTTTCATGGCCGAGGCGGTCAAGTCCAACATCCGGGAACTGGAAGGATCTTTGGTCCGGGTCACCGCCTTTGCCTCGGTGGCCGACCGGGAACTGACCCTGGAGCTGGCCCAGGAGGCCCTGAAACACATCATCTCCCAAAAATCCAAAAGCATTTCCATCGATTCCATCCAGCGGACGGTGGCCAATCATTTTTCCATCAGCGACGAGGCTTTACGGTCCAGCAAGCGCACCAAGGAACTGGTGCTGCCCCGCCACATAGCCATGTACCTGTCCCGGACCCTTACCACCTCCTCTTTGAACGATATCGGCAAGCGTTTTGGTGGCAAGGACCATTCCACCGTTCATCATGCCATAGACAAAATGAACAAAGATATCTTAAAAGACCAGGATACTGCCAGGCAGGTTGAGTTGATAACCAAGACTATAAAGGGTGAATAA
- the dnaN gene encoding DNA polymerase III subunit beta, whose product MKISISQDKILSSLQSIIGVVPTKSTFPVLANVLLEATKDKIKFSATDLEVAIVTETEAKVTNPGAITIPARQFFEIIKQLPSLPLDIEVNENKIAIKCDKSRFNLIGIPKEEFPKIPEIKKDKQIKLPASLLQSAIKKTLFAAANDSSRPALCGVLFQVNGDKLRVVTTDGRRLALMESLIAPVSQKSELLIPPKGLNLVNKMIGSSDQEITLKFDENYSQFILGSTQLFARHIEGVYPEYDKFIPWSNDKIVTVNTEIFAAGVRRVSVFSDTFTSMIKLNIKADSLDLSSRTADIGEAFESLAAKYSGEEMEIGYNANYLLDIIKNVESDELNIYLSAPLAAAIVRPSQEKDDNKLVYLIMPIRLPE is encoded by the coding sequence ATGAAAATTTCCATCTCCCAGGACAAGATCCTTTCCAGCCTTCAAAGCATAATCGGAGTGGTTCCCACCAAAAGCACCTTTCCGGTACTGGCCAACGTGCTTTTAGAGGCCACCAAGGACAAGATAAAGTTCTCGGCCACCGACCTGGAAGTGGCCATAGTCACCGAGACCGAGGCCAAGGTCACCAATCCCGGCGCCATCACCATCCCGGCCCGACAGTTCTTTGAGATCATCAAACAGCTTCCTTCTCTGCCGCTGGATATCGAGGTCAACGAGAACAAGATAGCCATCAAGTGCGACAAGAGCCGCTTTAACCTGATAGGTATCCCCAAGGAAGAATTTCCCAAGATACCTGAGATCAAAAAAGACAAGCAGATAAAACTTCCGGCCTCCCTGCTGCAGAGCGCCATCAAAAAGACACTTTTCGCCGCCGCCAACGACAGTTCCCGGCCGGCTCTGTGCGGGGTGCTGTTCCAGGTCAACGGCGACAAACTGCGGGTGGTGACCACCGACGGGCGGCGCCTGGCCCTGATGGAAAGTCTGATAGCACCGGTCTCGCAGAAAAGCGAACTGCTGATCCCGCCCAAGGGCCTGAACCTGGTCAACAAGATGATAGGTTCCAGCGACCAGGAAATTACCCTGAAGTTCGACGAGAACTATTCCCAGTTCATCCTGGGCAGCACCCAGCTGTTCGCCCGTCACATCGAAGGGGTTTATCCGGAATACGACAAGTTCATACCCTGGAGCAACGACAAGATCGTCACCGTCAACACCGAGATATTTGCGGCCGGGGTGCGCCGGGTATCGGTGTTTTCCGACACTTTCACCAGCATGATCAAGCTGAACATCAAGGCCGATTCCCTGGACCTTTCCAGCCGCACCGCCGACATCGGCGAGGCCTTTGAAAGCCTGGCGGCCAAATACAGCGGAGAGGAAATGGAGATAGGGTACAACGCCAACTATCTGCTGGACATCATCAAGAATGTTGAATCGGATGAATTGAACATCTATCTCAGCGCACCGTTGGCGGCGGCCATCGTCAGGCCCAGCCAGGAGAAGGATGACAACAAACTGGTCTATCTGATCATGCCCATCCGCCTGCCGGAATAA
- a CDS encoding Dabb family protein — MIKHIVLWSFRPQAEGRSKQENIDLAREKLLGLKKSIPEVRSLEIGININTGQDAFDLALYSEFENEKDLDTYQKHPEHLKAVDFLRKVRDRRVVADYLAET; from the coding sequence GTGATAAAGCACATTGTCCTGTGGAGTTTTAGGCCCCAGGCCGAAGGCCGCAGCAAACAGGAGAACATAGATCTGGCCCGGGAAAAACTGCTGGGGCTAAAAAAAAGCATTCCCGAAGTACGGTCCCTGGAGATCGGAATAAACATCAATACCGGGCAGGATGCCTTTGACCTGGCCCTCTATTCCGAGTTCGAGAACGAGAAAGACCTGGACACCTACCAGAAACATCCCGAGCACCTTAAGGCCGTGGACTTTCTGCGGAAGGTCAGGGACCGGCGGGTGGTGGCTGATTATCTGGCCGAAACATAG
- a CDS encoding DMT family transporter, producing the protein MINRHLKADLWLLLATFFWGVTFVAVKDAMLHATPLAFMGVRFALAGIILLPFCYRGIKTLSFTGWRDGILLGSFLFGGFALQTAGLVHTTATRSAFITGLSVILVPPLSIMMLKKKVGPWIWTGVALAAVGLYFLSRPASGGFNRGDLLTALCAACFAVEIILVQTYTQKHGAMNMVMVQIITTVVLSLLFMWRMEKPAIHFVPSLWLDLLLTSGLATAGSLVIQSHFQKQTSAARAAVIYTLEPLFAAVFAFLLFGEKMPWLGWLGAGLILVGMLSSELGKE; encoded by the coding sequence ATGATCAACCGACACCTTAAAGCCGATCTCTGGCTGTTGCTGGCCACTTTTTTCTGGGGCGTCACCTTTGTGGCGGTCAAGGATGCCATGCTCCACGCCACCCCCCTGGCCTTTATGGGGGTGCGCTTTGCCCTGGCCGGGATTATTCTGCTGCCCTTTTGTTACCGGGGGATTAAAACGCTTTCATTCACGGGCTGGCGGGACGGGATCCTGCTGGGGTCTTTCCTGTTCGGCGGGTTCGCCCTGCAGACCGCGGGATTGGTTCACACCACCGCCACCCGCTCAGCCTTCATCACCGGGCTGTCGGTGATCCTGGTGCCGCCGCTCTCGATCATGATGCTCAAGAAAAAAGTGGGGCCGTGGATCTGGACCGGGGTGGCCCTGGCGGCGGTGGGCCTGTATTTCCTGTCCCGGCCGGCCTCCGGGGGCTTCAACCGGGGAGATCTTTTGACCGCCCTCTGCGCGGCCTGTTTTGCGGTGGAGATAATTCTGGTCCAGACCTACACCCAAAAGCACGGGGCCATGAACATGGTGATGGTCCAGATAATCACCACCGTCGTCCTGAGCCTGCTGTTCATGTGGCGGATGGAGAAACCGGCCATCCATTTCGTCCCTTCGTTATGGCTGGACCTGCTGTTGACCAGCGGCCTGGCCACGGCCGGTTCCCTGGTGATACAGTCCCACTTCCAGAAACAGACCTCGGCCGCCCGGGCTGCCGTCATCTACACGTTGGAGCCATTGTTTGCGGCCGTCTTCGCCTTTCTGCTCTTCGGGGAAAAGATGCCCTGGCTGGGATGGCTGGGAGCCGGGCTGATCCTGGTAGGAATGCTGTCCTCGGAGCTGGGGAAGGAATAG
- a CDS encoding DMT family transporter has protein sequence MKKVIFVTLLALVVVFWGNAFVAIKYLLDVEGLDPMQLTVLRYLPAAALVLVLMFVLYKPQKIFSVWRQEWLGISLYGITGVLGYNLALNYGESRIAAGTASLIVGLSPIFTLIASNLALKEKITARKLGGIIAAFIGLFIVVRWGAGEAINFNYLLGVLITFGAPVSWALYTIVGKPMVHRHDPNLITMSAIVWGSLPLAFFMPSIKTMAAITTKGWGALIFLSLVCTIFGFLIWSWALKKTEAARLGALVYLIPLVTIISGLVFIREAPTVGLIAGGIVLIAGVVAAET, from the coding sequence ATGAAAAAGGTTATCTTTGTAACGCTGCTGGCCCTGGTGGTGGTCTTCTGGGGCAACGCTTTTGTGGCCATCAAATACCTGCTGGACGTGGAAGGCCTGGACCCCATGCAGCTGACGGTCCTGAGGTACCTGCCGGCGGCGGCGTTGGTGCTGGTGCTGATGTTCGTGCTCTACAAACCGCAGAAGATATTTTCGGTATGGCGCCAGGAATGGCTGGGAATTTCCCTTTACGGCATCACCGGGGTTCTTGGTTACAACCTGGCCCTGAACTACGGGGAGAGCCGGATCGCGGCCGGGACCGCCAGCCTGATAGTGGGCCTCTCCCCCATTTTTACCCTGATAGCCTCCAACCTGGCGCTTAAGGAAAAGATCACCGCCAGAAAACTGGGCGGGATCATCGCGGCCTTCATCGGGCTGTTCATAGTGGTCCGCTGGGGGGCCGGGGAGGCCATCAACTTCAACTATCTTTTGGGCGTGCTGATCACCTTCGGGGCCCCGGTCTCCTGGGCCCTCTACACCATAGTGGGAAAACCCATGGTCCACCGCCATGACCCCAACCTGATCACCATGTCGGCCATCGTCTGGGGCAGCCTGCCGCTGGCCTTCTTCATGCCATCCATTAAAACCATGGCGGCCATAACAACCAAAGGCTGGGGAGCCCTGATATTCCTCAGCCTGGTCTGCACCATCTTCGGCTTTCTGATCTGGTCCTGGGCCTTAAAGAAGACCGAGGCAGCCCGGCTGGGGGCCCTGGTCTATCTGATCCCGCTGGTGACCATTATCTCCGGGCTGGTTTTCATCCGGGAAGCCCCCACGGTGGGGCTGATAGCCGGGGGCATTGTCCTGATAGCCGGAGTGGTGGCGGCCGAAACCTAG
- a CDS encoding chemotaxis protein CheC, translating into MDIKNLDPLHLDALKEVSNIGAGHAATALSELAHQIILIDVPVIEVKPLGEVLTALAAPGQKIACVAVGLSGDIKGESLLLFTEQDAVEFSNRVLGREESIKPTSLGQLEESALKETSNILTCAYMNALGILLGVMVIPTAPALEIRDPREAGGQSFSSHKEHGDMVISIKNEFRFMDKKINLQGYFLLIPDGESLKAIFTKMNM; encoded by the coding sequence ATGGACATTAAAAATTTAGACCCCCTGCACCTGGACGCCCTTAAAGAGGTGTCCAACATCGGGGCCGGACACGCCGCCACCGCCCTCTCGGAGCTGGCCCACCAGATCATCCTGATAGACGTGCCGGTGATCGAGGTCAAACCGCTGGGCGAAGTGCTGACGGCATTGGCCGCACCCGGGCAGAAGATCGCCTGCGTGGCGGTGGGACTTTCCGGGGACATCAAGGGGGAATCCCTGCTGCTGTTCACCGAACAGGATGCGGTGGAATTTTCCAACCGGGTGCTGGGCCGGGAAGAATCGATAAAGCCCACGTCCCTGGGCCAGCTGGAGGAATCGGCCCTTAAGGAGACCTCCAACATTTTGACCTGCGCCTACATGAATGCCCTGGGAATTCTGCTGGGGGTGATGGTGATACCCACCGCCCCGGCCCTGGAGATCCGCGACCCGCGGGAGGCCGGCGGCCAGTCGTTCTCCTCGCACAAGGAGCACGGGGACATGGTGATCTCCATCAAGAACGAGTTCCGGTTCATGGACAAGAAGATCAATCTGCAGGGGTATTTTCTGCTGATCCCGGATGGGGAGTCGCTGAAGGCGATATTCACGAAAATGAATATGTGA
- a CDS encoding radical SAM protein, translating into MTNLLYSDTSGQIYDTPEFQPLGLSGGDFVPIPENEMVPLPVGSEIFVVKKGVVVAAQNGATVYLEKLRGKKIFPVAAFMPAGFTRTLMPAYVEKSEKPYLPLWSYTALAWHKGRICGAAKLVAKNPKADPELHSPKQDVRLVKLVTQRLKEEPDNRLLRQLARCALEYHCFAGKNTFYRRWELPLPTSPSCNARCLGCLSLQPGECCASQERITFVPTPKEIAELAVPHLQKAESAIASFGQGCEGEPLLQDKTLEAAIKLVRKQTDRGTINLNTNGYSPEKIKRLAGAGLNSVRISLNSSIKKSYDAYYRPVNYKYVDVLKSIAVAKQNGLYVSINLLVFPGYTDREREAEGLVKLFLKHKVDMVQMRNLSIDPWWYIRTVPRPKGKSIGITNLLALFKKELPKTRIDYFNIPVQ; encoded by the coding sequence ATGACAAATTTATTATACTCCGATACCTCCGGCCAGATCTACGACACCCCGGAATTCCAGCCCCTGGGCCTTTCCGGCGGGGACTTTGTGCCCATTCCGGAAAACGAAATGGTGCCACTGCCGGTGGGCAGTGAGATCTTCGTGGTCAAAAAGGGTGTCGTTGTAGCCGCCCAAAACGGCGCCACGGTCTACCTGGAAAAACTCCGTGGCAAGAAGATATTTCCCGTGGCCGCTTTCATGCCGGCCGGGTTCACCAGGACTTTGATGCCGGCCTACGTTGAGAAATCCGAAAAGCCTTATCTTCCTCTTTGGTCTTACACCGCCTTGGCCTGGCACAAGGGAAGGATCTGCGGAGCGGCCAAACTGGTGGCCAAGAACCCCAAGGCCGACCCCGAACTGCACAGCCCCAAGCAGGATGTGCGGCTGGTAAAACTTGTCACTCAGCGGCTGAAGGAGGAACCGGACAATCGCCTTCTTCGCCAGCTGGCCCGCTGCGCTTTGGAGTACCACTGCTTTGCCGGGAAGAACACTTTCTATAGAAGATGGGAGTTGCCCCTGCCGACCTCGCCGTCCTGCAATGCCCGATGTCTGGGCTGTCTTTCCCTGCAGCCGGGGGAGTGCTGCGCCAGCCAGGAGCGTATAACCTTCGTCCCCACGCCAAAAGAGATCGCGGAGCTGGCCGTGCCCCATCTGCAAAAGGCGGAATCGGCCATCGCCAGCTTCGGTCAGGGCTGCGAGGGGGAGCCCCTGCTGCAGGACAAGACGCTGGAAGCCGCCATCAAGCTGGTCCGGAAACAGACGGACCGGGGGACCATAAACCTGAACACCAACGGCTATTCCCCGGAAAAGATAAAGCGGCTGGCCGGGGCCGGCCTGAACTCGGTGCGGATCAGTTTGAATTCCTCCATCAAAAAGAGCTACGATGCCTACTACCGGCCGGTCAACTACAAATATGTGGACGTGCTGAAAAGCATCGCCGTGGCCAAGCAGAACGGGCTGTATGTCAGCATCAACCTGCTGGTCTTTCCCGGCTACACCGACCGGGAGCGGGAGGCGGAGGGGCTGGTAAAACTTTTCCTGAAGCACAAGGTGGACATGGTGCAGATGAGAAACCTGTCCATCGATCCCTGGTGGTACATCCGCACCGTACCAAGGCCCAAGGGGAAAAGCATCGGGATCACAAACCTGCTGGCCTTGTTCAAGAAGGAACTGCCCAAAACCAGGATAGATTATTTCAACATCCCGGTGCAGTAA